The window atttaagtcaacaaaaaaaaattacaagtatATGTCATAACTTATCCTTTTTCTTTAGCAAGTTAAATAATTATATGTTTGTGCCGATATTTATAGATATATATACACAGAGATGGACCCACACTTAAAAAAGAGAGGGCAATTACCCCacaaaattttgtttaaaaaaacttatatatatatatatatatatatatatatatatatataaatataagattgAATGTGCCACTTTATCATTCTGTACAAATAGAATAAACCATTTGTACAGAATGGTAAAGGGGCCCTCTTATGATCGTTGATcataaaaatgaataaaacatTGAAGAGAATTTTTCAATCTACCCttaccaataaataaaaaaaatgttttcaaaattcttctaatttttatgtCTAGAAAACTGGCTTATTTAgtactttctattttttattacttttctatttgaaTCTTATTTCAAGATTTTTTCTTGGGCAAAAAACTAGAATAAGCCAACGTTGGAAATGTGTAATCTAAATACGCCAAAGtgaaaatcgtttcagcaataagccaaacgtgaattttatgtaattcgaaccagggtggttcgaattaggtGAAGAGGAgttttgtgtgtaattcgaaccaatgtGGTTCGAACTCCCACCAAAAATTTCTTCATAaatcgaaccaggttggttcgaacctTGGCTGCACATAGTTCGAACCAGGGAGgttcgaattatagagagagaTCCGGCCTGAGTAATTCGAACCGtactggttcgaattatacaaaCCATAATTCGAACCGGGCCGGTTCGAATTAGTGGGAGATAGACCTCTATATAACCGTTCTAAGCGTGAGTTGGTCTCATTAGACCagtaagatggctagtgaggagagttttgttgttctggttcaccacagaggatccattaagaggaaaactcgttccggagtaaagttcacagataaggatcctctctgtattgtcGTGAATCCAACGACaagctatgatgaccttgttagatctgtgctgatgaaacttggcctggaaggtgcgaagcgggttaagaagtttttctatcgcattccagtcacgatcctgcacgatacggtgaagtatgattgtctcacgattggtagtgatgaggacctgcaagtcatgtttctttgtcggaggcagttttcggaggtgaggacaccagagTTGCTCGCAAAGCTgattgatgtggtatccagctcagggggttcCAACTGGAATACCACCAATGTAGCCACGGCAGCTGGCTCCAGTTCCAGGGCTGCCGTGGCTTCTTCCTCCGTCCCAGTGTACGAGCCAGCGGTCCAACTTGTCGCCTCCCCGTCTTTTGCTGTTGATCTGAATGACGGCATAGGCGACGAGGCAGGATCCTTTGATATTATGCCGAACGCTTTAGAGGGCGTTCCACCGGTTGGCGTCGGAGACGGAGTCTTGGGTGATGCAGATGAGGACGACGTCGAGCCGGATACGATTGAGGATGACAGCGGCGACGAGGTTAGAGCGACTGGTCCTGCATTGGCGGGcagtggttctagctctggcacacagcagtatccaccacatttttTCTCATTGGACTTGGACGCCATGAGGCATGAGGGGGTTTTAGGGCACgctgttggattcggagctagagatgcggaagggactgctggtctgacagagttccaggttggtcagcaatttcaggataaagacgAGGCCCTACTAAGTGTGAAGAgttacagcatccggcgaggggtacagtacaaggtgctGGAGTCCGATCACCGcaggtatgtgggcaagtgttccgagtttgggaatgggtgcacatggttgattcgactgagtctccggaagcgcaagggtctttgggaggtcaaacggtacaacgGACCTCACACTTGCCTGGCCACATCCATCTCTAgcgaccacaggagtttggattatcatgtgatttcggcgttcattatgccaatggttagggctgacgcATCCGTGAGCATAAAGGTGCTCCTAAACGCCACGGCAGCGCACTTTGgttttaggccgacttacaggagggtaTGGATGGCAAAGCAGAAGGCTATTGCCCTCATctacggtgactgggatgagtcatacaacgaCATCCCTAGGTGGGTGTTGGGTGTCCAGCTGACGATGCCTGGAAGTGTTGCGGTCCTCAGAACGAGCCCGGTTCGAGTTGGAGGACAGGTGGACGAGTCTCAAGCGTATTTCCacagacttttctggactttcCCTCCGTTcatcgaggcattccgtcattgcaagccgctagtcagcattgacggcacacatctgtatgggaagtatgggggaacgttgctcatcgcgattgcacaggacgggaactccaacattctaccAGTCGCATTCGCCCTGGTGGAGGGTGAGAATGCAGAGTCCTGGACATTCTTTCTCTCGCACCTTCGAGAGCACGTGACCCTGCAGCccggtctgctggttatatcggacaggcacaacggcatcaaggctgcgcttgaggcccctgacggaggttggttaccgccatctgcgtaccgtgcattctgcatacgacacgtagcggctaattttgcccttaccttcaagggcaaagatgcTAGGAGGCTACTAGTCAATGCGGCGTATGCGAAGACCGAGGTTGaatttgattactggtttgatattcttcggtctgaagacccggcgatgtgtgacTGGGCGAACCGGATTGACTACTCCTTGTGGACTCAGCATCGTGATGAGGGTcggagattcggtcacatgacgaccaACATCTCCGAGTGTGTGAATTCAATCCTCAAGGGGGTCAGAAATCTCCCTGTAGCATCcctggtgaaggcaacatattgtaggcttgcggaactctttgttcgcaaggggagagaggctgaggcgcagatgggaaccggacaacaattcagtcaacATTTCGTGATCATCGTCCATACCATGATCAGGCCACCTAAACTCACGCTGGCTCCGCCGTGTCCCCACACCCATCCTCCTCTCAACCCTACGCCTGTCCGGCACGTCCTCAGGACGATCCATGTCAGGAACTCACCCCGGACCTCGCTGTGACGCCTCAACTGGAACCAGAACTGATCTAGGATCCCCCAGCTGCGTGTCCGGAGACAAGAACCTCTTCCCATGCTGACTCCACCAATCAAGGAACTCATGCGACGGTCCGGGGTCGGCAACAACGTCGAACCTCAGCACACTCTGCTGACGAGAGTCCCAGTAGAGATGCCACTTCTCCAAATAAGACGGAAACCACCAATCGCCACCTCTACCGTCCTTggacatcagaaagtcgatgttcagggcgggaAGCGGAGGGGGCTGCACCCCTCCAAACTGCGGAAGAACACGatctatctgatgccactctatgacaGCAAAGTAGATCAGCGCGGTCACAGAGCGCCACAACGCCATATGCCGAGGCTCCAAAACCTCCGGATGCAAAACCTGAAGTACGTCGGGGCTACTGTACGGCATCCATATGAACTGCACAACACAAGGAAGCCATTCTTGTCAGGGCAACTGTTGGAACCAAATAGAAAGGCTTGATTATAAAAGGACACTTGTTAACTAGCATACTCACCTCCCTGTCCTGTAACCGGTCTATCCTGAGCCTCCACATCGCCACTCTAGGACCCTTCTCGCTCCCGGAAGGGTTGTAACCTGACCATCTGCAAGATACACATGTGTTACATCAACTGAAATATGTGTTTAGAGTATGCAATAGACTATTAATGAAATGCAGTGATGTGTGTAAAATTCAAACAGATAAGGCCGTTTCTAGTACCTCGAGGCCAACGGCCAGCTGAACGTCTCATATCCTGCAGGCCTAAACCGAGGAAAGCGCCAAAAGATCCAAGACTGAAGTAGCTGAAGCGGGCCGGCTAACTTGACGACATGTCTGTTCGCGACTCGGCACATGCAACGGTACAACCAAGCCAGTGCTGCAGAACCCCAGCTGTAGGTACCCAGCTCCTCCAGCCTCGCTACGTAcggaagccatctgatgtgaatcCGGTTCCCGGACTTGTCCGCGAATAGCTgcgtgcccaacaacatcatgatgtatGCACGGGCATATCGGCGCACAGTCTCCTCATCTGCATCCTCCGGGCACTCGCCAAAAgtctcctgaaaccagctgcAGTTCACGGCGTACTTCTGAACCTGACTAGGAGGAGGTATAACTCcgagcaactcctggaaccagaCCCAGGCTGGACGGCCACCCTCGATGTATATATGAAACTCTGACAGGCACCCGCTCACGTAACGGCCGTCCACTGGCAAACccagctggtatgccacgtcctggagtgtgatagtgcactctccgaacggcatatgaaacgTGTGTGTCTCGGGACGCCATCGCTCCACGAATGCACTGACAAGGGCCTCGTCTAGCCGGAACCATCGGTCGTTCAAccttgcaagatggtatagaCCTGCCATTTGTAAGTACGGAACGTATCTATCATCCagtcgcatgccctgctgccgccgcatgctcctaATGCATCGCTGGGGCTGCGAGTAGTAATGAACCGCATAGTTAAAACCAGCTTAAAAACTAACCACAACCGTAAGCAACGCGATAAATCATCAACAAACCATTCTGCTAAATAAAACCGCATAACATTACATGAAAGATAAGCAACTGGAAAACAAACCCATATACCGCACAACTAAGCCGTTAACATAAACCGGCTTAACGAGATCCACTAACAAGAAAAACCTTAACTAAACCGGTTTACATAAAACATATAGCGTAAGACAACTACAATCAAACAAGTCAAACAAATCACCAACATAAAACCACTAACGAAAACCACCTACCCTAAACCACTCAAATAAACCGCTTGCATAAACCACTCACAAAAATCGGtaacataaaccaccaaaaaaaaccactaacaaaaaccactaacttaaaccactaacttaaaccactaacataaaccactaccctaaaccaccaacctaaaccactaacataaaccactaacttaaaccgctaacttaaaccactaacataaaccacctacataaaccactaacatatacCACCATCTAACCCACATGCAAAACTACTAAGTCACAAATACcgctataataaaaaatatttccgtactaacctcgtcgttgatgaccccggctatatgagcgactccgtccaagcgatataaccgtgccggatcgtcccccatcagcaGAGTATTTCGTTTGGGTCTTCCTCGGAGAGAATCTGGgcgttttctctgagatttggtggGGTAGGGGGAAGGAATAATAGTTCGAATGagggtgattcgaactccttatatagccgaatcacccctaattcgaaccagcttggttcgatttATGAAGGACCATGCCAagggtaattcgaaccagcctggttcgaattacatacgTTGCACAATTGGCTATAGTTCGAACTAGAGGAGTTCGAATTACTTGAGTTAGTAGTTCGAACCacattggttcgaattacatacaaAGCTCCTCTTCacctaattcgaaccaccctggttcgaattactaaggtttgtaattcgaaccaccctggttcgaattacataaaatTGATgtttggcttattgctgaaatGATTTTCACTTTGGCGTATTTAGGTTACACATTTCTTGCCTTGGCTTATTCTAGTTTTTTGCCCTTTTTTCTTTTAGTGTCGTTTTTGTTCTATTTTCCTTTCTTTCAGTTAAAAAGAACTCCAAAgtctacaatatatatatatatatatatataccacttattatattatgtttgttctaaaataaaatataaataattttttgtgttttatattaaaaaatattttattaaacttaacacataataattatattattaaatttaatttagtataaaaaataaataaataaactcaaaaaatagtaataactaattttattatattaactaattaattattgataattaaattgaattaaaacttAGTTTcttaattaaatacaacttaaattattaatgattttttaaaattatttaagattaaaaaaaatattatctatatattaatatactgtaattattttggttaaaaaatttatttataccataaaactataataaatagatttaataattaaatatgagataataaaaagtaaaataattgtttaagaacatatataaaaaaaataatatttagtcatgttaaaataaaaaaaagtcattataaattatttttttttgttatcttgAGTATTATACTGTgcgtatgaaattatatttttattattttaaatattataataagtgattgtgtgtatatttttagtttttattaatatgtatagatagttctaatttaaaattttaaatatatctaaaccaATTTGGATTTGTCAAGTGATTAGCTTAGTCGTCCGCTTAAATAAGTATTGGGGATTCAAATTCCATCTTGTACGTGTAGTAACTCATTGACAGCTAATTACATACTCTTAATAGAACTCAAATTTACGATAAATTAGTTCTTAACTTATTAGATATCGTGGGAAGTGAAGTCAAAAAAAGttctatacctaaattttattatatttttatctcaACTGTTAAATTTTTCTGAGTCTATTATTGTATATACATTTTTCTAATCAAGTGATATGAGGATGTTTTTTAATATATAggactatatatattattaatgtatatataaattattcatgtcaataaaagaataaattaaaatccaCATGACATTCAATTCTTTACTTTGAAAAACAAATGAGATGAATATAAAAAACATTATTCTTGTTTAAATTAGACCTAAATTaaactaatatataatataaaattgaaAGTCAACATACAAATAAATTTTGGGACTTACGTACGGCACACAAGTCAAATGTTATGAATAAGACCCTTGTCAAACGTGAGACGTGGCCATATATGTTGTCACCTATCACATCACATCACATATATATGCTAATACCAGGTCCACACGTTCTTCCTCAAATAAGAATAACTTAAATTCTTTCAATGTTTGTTGCCTTGTTTTAGGGCAAAAATATTAACTATTAGTGAAATACTACGAAAtacagaaatatattttttttaattatttaataaaatatgatattttattttatattttttaaataagactaaaaaaaataagtaaaaaaaatattaaataataaaaaattatactttattaaataattaagaaaaaaattaaaaaaatttactctCGTTTGAAATATAATTGTAGCATTTGTACGTtagtgttagagatataattatttatattatccttttctattaacttaaatttttagaagaaataatattataatatataatatcaaataaaattttatatccaaaaaatatagaatttaatccttggtaaaaaaaaatagcataagacaaataaaaaaaattattatacaaaaatcaaataaatctaaaaaaatacttgtttgaaaaaaaaatattaaaaatataactattcatATTGACTTCTCTTactaacttaaattttaaaaaaaagtgatATTGTGACAGTTAGATATATTTAAACACTATACTTATTTGATGATATATGTATTTTGATGTTGAATTgtgttttaacaaaaaaataaaaatattttttagcacGTTTAAATACTTTTAAATATAATTACGTATGGGTGTTTTCGAtctttttttaaactattttatttaa is drawn from Arachis hypogaea cultivar Tifrunner chromosome 12, arahy.Tifrunner.gnm2.J5K5, whole genome shotgun sequence and contains these coding sequences:
- the LOC140176639 gene encoding serine/threonine-protein phosphatase 7 long form homolog is translated as MRRQQGMRLDDRYVPYLQMAGLYHLARLNDRWFRLDEALDVAYQLGLPVDGRYVSGCLSEFHIYIEGGRPAWVWFQELLGVIPPPSQVQKYAVNCSWFQETFGECPEDADEETVRRYARAYIMMLLGTQLFADKSGNRIHIRWLPYVARLEELGTYSWGSAALAWLYRCMCRVANRHVVKLAGPLQLLQSWIFWRFPRFRPAGYETFSWPLASRWSGYNPSGSEKGPRVAMWRLRIDRLQDREFIWMPYSSPDVLQVLHPEVLEPRHMALWRSVTALIYFAVIEWHQIDRVLPQFGGVQPPPLPALNIDFLMSKDGRGGDWWFPSYLEKWHLYWDSRQQSVLRFDVVADPGPSHEFLDWWSQHGKRFLSPDTQLGDPRSVLVPVEASQRGPG